A stretch of DNA from Deltaproteobacteria bacterium:
CAGGGGCGTCCAGTTTCACAAAGAGGTCAAACACGTGATCCACAACCCAGTCCGCCCGGGCGTTTGGTTTGTCGATCTTGTTGATCACCACTATGACGGGTAGCCCTATGGCAAGGGCTTTCTTGAGCACAAAGTAGGTCTGGGGCATTGGGCCTTCCTGGGCGTCAACGAGCAGCAACGCACCATCGGCCATATTCAGAACCCGCTCGACCTGACCGCCGAAATCGGCATGGCCGGGCGTGTCGATGATGTTGATCCAATACCCGTCATGTGCAAAGGACCCGTTCTTTGAGGATATCGTGATGCCTCGCTCCCGCTCCAGATCCATTGAATCCATGAGTCGCTCATCAACCTGCTGATTATCGCGAAACATACCGCTCTGTTTGAACAGTTGGTCCACCAGGGTGGTTTTTCCATGATCGACATGGGCGATGATGGCGACGTTTCGAATCTTGTCTTGCTGGATGTTCTTTTGTGTCATGTTGATTATCCCTTACGAACCACTCGGTGGCGTATCTCAAATCTAAAGTCTTGCTAAACATGAAAGCGGATGTTCATGACGTCCCCGTCCCGGACTATGTAATCCTTTCCTTCCAAGTGGAAGTGGCCATCTTCGCGAACACCCTTTTCAGATCCGCATTGCATCAAATCATCACAGGAGAAACATTCGGCCCGGATGAATCCACGGGCCAGATCGGTGTGAATGGTTTCGGCCGCCTTTACAGCGGTGTTTCCATGGACAATGTTCCATGCCCGCACTTCATCGGAGCCCACCGTGAAAAAGCTGATATAGCCCAGGGTCTTATAGGCCAGGCAGGTTAAACGTTGCCGCGCCGATTCCTGAGTACCCATATCCTCCATGAAGAGCTTAACGTCGTCCTCATCCGTCAGGCGGGCCAATTCCATCTCAAATGTCCCTGCAAATTCTATCACACTGTTTTGCTTTTCGATTTCCCTAAGGATATCCTGATTATTTCCGAAAAGCGTTTCGTCGGAGTTCAGAATAATCATGAACGGCTTTTGCGTTAGGAACTGAAATCCACGGATAATTTTTTCCTGGTCGCCGTCCAGGTCGAGATCCCTGATCCATCCATCGTTGCTCACATGCGCTACAATGTCTCGTAGGGTCTTTTCTTCCATTTCAAGAATGTTGGTTTTTTTACCCCTTTTGTAGGCCTTTTCAATCCGTTCCAGTCGATTTTCAGCAACAATCATGTCGGAAATCAACAACTCATCTTTGATAGTTGCAATATCTTCCAGAGGTGCTGGAGGATCGCCGGCGGCATCCGGAAAGTTGCGTACCACCAAGGCCAATGCGTCCGAGTTCTTCATGAGAGCCAGGGATGTGCTGGAAAAGAGGCCATCTTTTACAGAACCCTGGCTCAGACCCACAAAATCAGTCAATTCAATGGTGGCATGAACGGTTTTTTTGGGGTTGTACATTTTCGAAAGGGAGGTGATCCTGTCATCGATCACATCGACAACCGCCAGGTTCGGCTTCGCCTTGCAATCGGTATAGGCGGTGACCGTTGCATCGGCCCTTGTCAGGGCATTAAAAACCGTTGTTTTTCCCGAATTCGGCAAACCAATTAATCCGATTTTCATCAATTTTTCCCTATTCTCTTTCCTTTTTTGCAGAAGCAATGCTGGCGGGACTCGGCAAACATCATGCCACGGGAGGCGTGGTTGTTTTTCGAAAGTGGGGCTGCTGCATGTTAGGCACGGTGATCATGTGGTGCAACGCATCCAAAAAATGGGCCACCCCAATACATTCTGGAGTGGCCCTTAACCACAGTGTCTCAAGGTAAGCGCCCATTCGTCCGTTTGGCACCGCAAATATAAAAACTCTATAGTTTAAATACGTCGAATCATTTTGTCAAATATTAAAATTGATGAAGTCGTAAAAAGTCGTCAATCCGGACTTCGACGAGCTCAGTCGAGTCGTGAAAACCAGAGTCCAGAGCCTTTGTAACTAGCTGAATAAACTGGATTCCGGCACCTGCCCCGGACCACGATCCGGGTTCGCCGGAATGACAGTCCGCCGGAGGCGGATTTCGACTTTTTACGGTTTTATCAACATTATGAAAATCAAAAGAAAGGGAAAACAGAAAGCAGAACTTCTTATGACAAGAACAGGGGCCCCTACTGTTTTCTGGTCCATTTTGGTCTCCCCTCCTTGATTCTCAGGAGTTCATGGTAGGCCTCGGTGAGTTGGACAAAGGCTTCGTTGGTCCCCCCCGTGTCTGGATGCATTTTTTTGGCCACACGGCGATAAAGGCGGAGCAGCCCGCGTTTGGTCATGGTTTTAAGGGCGTCCTTTTTGACGCCAAATATAGCGCTTGCCTCCTCAAGACTCACGGACCGTTTGTTTGGCGGCGCCCTCCACGCCCTCCTGGCATCGATGAAATCCCTTATATAGTCTTCCAAAAAACTGTCCGGCGCATAGTCGTGATCAAAAAACATGATCACGTATCGAATCAGATGTTCGTGCAGGCACGCACGTTTTTTGTTTCTGCTACAGAAAGAGGCATCTTCATCCAGTCGGCAAATCTCTTCCAGAAAGTGTTTCTCCATCTTGTCTTGGTCTAATCCCTGAGGGACTTGTCTCGCCCAACTTTCCGTGAAAAACCGCTCCAGGTCAAAGATGGCGAAGGTGTAGTTTTTGGGTTCCGATGGGTTGAGGCAACGCTCCATGTTCAAAAAACGCTGTTCGATCTCATCCCGTGATTTTTCAAAGGCCCATCTGTAAAGGGCGACAGGCATGCGATAGATGCTGTTGTGTTCCACGCCTCCGAACCGGAAATAATGGACACGTCGTTTGTCAAAATCACTGACCTGCGCACGAATTACGTCGTCCTGCTTGGGCTTCTCACGCACCTTTTTTCGTCTGGCCCTGGCTTTTTCCTTAAGGGCGTCCACAAGCCGTCTGATTCTGGGGTTGAGAAAAGGCCAGAATATATCTTCCAGATCATCCTGGTTCGCCCTCACCCCCAGGTCGGACAGCCTATCTTCCACAACGTCGTCAATGTAAAAGGCATTTCCTCCAGGGTAGATGATATAACTGGCAGGGTTCGTACCGAGACAAAAAAGATCGCGGCTCCT
This window harbors:
- a CDS encoding J domain-containing protein; its protein translation is MYLAEQKIGKQTHYFIRESVKDGCFFRSRDLFCLGTNPASYIIYPGGNAFYIDDVVEDRLSDLGVRANQDDLEDIFWPFLNPRIRRLVDALKEKARARRKKVREKPKQDDVIRAQVSDFDKRRVHYFRFGGVEHNSIYRMPVALYRWAFEKSRDEIEQRFLNMERCLNPSEPKNYTFAIFDLERFFTESWARQVPQGLDQDKMEKHFLEEICRLDEDASFCSRNKKRACLHEHLIRYVIMFFDHDYAPDSFLEDYIRDFIDARRAWRAPPNKRSVSLEEASAIFGVKKDALKTMTKRGLLRLYRRVAKKMHPDTGGTNEAFVQLTEAYHELLRIKEGRPKWTRKQ
- the ychF gene encoding redox-regulated ATPase YchF encodes the protein MKIGLIGLPNSGKTTVFNALTRADATVTAYTDCKAKPNLAVVDVIDDRITSLSKMYNPKKTVHATIELTDFVGLSQGSVKDGLFSSTSLALMKNSDALALVVRNFPDAAGDPPAPLEDIATIKDELLISDMIVAENRLERIEKAYKRGKKTNILEMEEKTLRDIVAHVSNDGWIRDLDLDGDQEKIIRGFQFLTQKPFMIILNSDETLFGNNQDILREIEKQNSVIEFAGTFEMELARLTDEDDVKLFMEDMGTQESARQRLTCLAYKTLGYISFFTVGSDEVRAWNIVHGNTAVKAAETIHTDLARGFIRAECFSCDDLMQCGSEKGVREDGHFHLEGKDYIVRDGDVMNIRFHV